Proteins encoded within one genomic window of Candidatus Eisenbacteria bacterium:
- a CDS encoding SRPBCC family protein: MKAIQWFVIAFGGLIVLVFATLFFLGRRPGAGRVGAVVELNAPPATAIAWLTEPAKLRRWVGYLTGVKGDTSAAVGAKQTWIMDDGRSGALTMSVEVTAFAPPDSLRRKLSVPGLMWGENRFVLERSGSGTRLTVAGLYHHPNPMVALLEPLLTPGAQAKLDSDLARLRAQFASATDGRAGAPADTSGATR, encoded by the coding sequence ATGAAAGCCATCCAGTGGTTCGTGATCGCCTTTGGCGGCCTGATCGTTCTCGTCTTCGCGACGCTCTTCTTTCTGGGTCGCCGGCCCGGCGCCGGCAGGGTGGGCGCGGTCGTCGAACTGAACGCGCCGCCGGCGACGGCGATCGCCTGGCTCACCGAACCCGCGAAGCTGCGCCGCTGGGTGGGCTACCTCACCGGGGTGAAGGGCGACACGAGCGCGGCCGTGGGCGCGAAGCAGACGTGGATCATGGACGACGGCAGGTCCGGAGCGCTGACGATGAGCGTCGAGGTGACGGCGTTCGCGCCTCCCGACAGCCTGCGGCGAAAGCTCTCCGTTCCGGGTCTGATGTGGGGCGAGAACCGGTTCGTGCTCGAGCGCAGCGGATCGGGTACCCGGCTCACGGTCGCGGGGCTTTACCACCACCCCAACCCGATGGTGGCGCTGCTCGAGCCGCTGCTGACTCCCGGAGCGCAGGCGAAGCTGGACTCCGACCTTGCGCGCCTGCGCGCGCAGTTCGCGTCCGCGACCGACGGTCGCGCCGGAGCGCCGGCAGACACGTCGGGGGCGACGCGGTGA